A part of Bacillus paramycoides genomic DNA contains:
- a CDS encoding YiiX/YebB-like N1pC/P60 family cysteine hydrolase: MGTNKFNGINQISYEQAKKEIQTGDILLCSGHYLVSELIKKASDSIFSHVGVLFHWNNHIIILESVEDDGVRAVPLSHYMYNYENSKEKYNGEIYIARHKEIENNDFHTEKIMKMFEKAMDFLNRNYDKDEIAKIVARIGLGIGRHKDDDEYICSEFVDECFKQLEIEFSRDSMGYILPEHIAADPNVKPLFGIY; this comes from the coding sequence ATGGGAACTAATAAATTTAATGGGATAAATCAAATCTCTTATGAACAAGCAAAAAAGGAAATACAAACAGGGGACATTCTTTTGTGTAGTGGTCATTATTTAGTTAGTGAACTTATCAAAAAAGCTTCCGACTCAATTTTTAGTCATGTAGGTGTTTTATTTCATTGGAATAATCATATAATTATATTAGAAAGCGTGGAAGATGACGGCGTTAGGGCAGTTCCTCTCTCTCATTATATGTACAATTACGAAAATAGTAAGGAGAAATATAACGGAGAAATATATATAGCTCGACACAAAGAAATTGAAAATAATGATTTTCATACCGAAAAAATAATGAAAATGTTTGAAAAAGCAATGGATTTTTTGAATCGAAATTACGACAAAGATGAAATAGCTAAAATTGTGGCACGTATAGGTCTAGGTATTGGAAGACACAAGGATGATGATGAGTATATATGCTCAGAATTCGTAGACGAATGTTTCAAACAGTTAGAAATAGAATTTTCACGTGATTCAATGGGGTATATCTTACCTGAACACATTGCTGCAGATCCAAATGTGAAACCATTATTTGGGATTTATTAA
- a CDS encoding hemopexin repeat-containing protein, whose product MDLINSALPWPNGKAYLFQGTEYIRYDFHDGTQDQSPQSISPMWPGLRQDAPDAAVYWGFGKVYFFYGDEYVRFDIGNNAVDPEYLPPNPPSKIADHWPGIWSDRIDAAVNWGNGKIYFFRDSEYLRYDISLDRADPGYPMSISSAWPGIWTDKIDAVLYQGGEKAYFFKDKEYRRFDLVTNNVDQSGPVSGLNLDPLPPGMWTPSRDLTLEQANLVMGYLIQNGKFSLSSTQTPYSGDWMTSISSPQPATRVVVKPANINGINFINEAGPAPLIDNLDQRMLICLYRLTQWVNASEPDVAVIRHMGIGHGSGPPTDCHNQGRALDFSGLEGTSLGVAFVRKVLNDWGNKPVISGNPMRLDPVSDPLTHDLFRSVFRFATFECECNGIGPNNKWPPKEIGDVGGFVIHPDYIDNPPPAQQLRPQHKNHIHMQIGPT is encoded by the coding sequence ATGGATTTAATTAACTCAGCTCTACCGTGGCCAAATGGCAAAGCATATCTTTTTCAGGGTACTGAATATATTAGATATGATTTCCACGACGGAACACAGGATCAGTCCCCACAATCCATCTCTCCTATGTGGCCAGGGCTAAGGCAAGATGCACCTGATGCTGCGGTCTATTGGGGATTTGGTAAGGTTTACTTTTTTTATGGGGATGAATATGTTCGTTTCGACATCGGCAATAATGCCGTAGACCCAGAATATTTACCCCCTAATCCTCCGAGCAAAATTGCGGACCATTGGCCAGGGATTTGGAGTGATCGTATCGATGCTGCAGTCAATTGGGGCAACGGAAAAATCTATTTTTTCCGTGATTCGGAATATCTACGTTATGATATTTCTCTGGACCGCGCCGATCCTGGTTATCCAATGTCTATTAGTTCCGCATGGCCAGGCATCTGGACAGACAAAATTGATGCTGTACTCTACCAAGGGGGAGAAAAGGCTTACTTCTTTAAGGACAAGGAGTATCGCCGCTTTGACCTAGTAACAAATAACGTTGATCAAAGTGGACCAGTTAGTGGCTTAAACTTGGACCCTCTTCCTCCAGGGATGTGGACGCCTAGTCGTGATTTGACTCTAGAGCAGGCAAATCTAGTAATGGGTTACCTAATACAGAATGGGAAATTTTCACTTAGTTCCACCCAAACTCCATATAGTGGTGATTGGATGACGTCCATCAGTTCGCCTCAACCTGCTACGAGAGTTGTAGTCAAACCCGCTAACATCAATGGTATTAACTTTATCAATGAAGCTGGTCCTGCTCCATTGATTGATAACTTAGATCAGCGTATGCTAATCTGTCTTTATCGCCTGACTCAATGGGTTAACGCATCTGAACCGGACGTGGCTGTTATTCGGCATATGGGTATTGGTCATGGCAGCGGACCACCAACTGACTGTCATAACCAGGGGCGGGCACTTGACTTTTCTGGCCTTGAGGGAACCAGCTTAGGTGTGGCTTTTGTCCGCAAGGTATTGAACGACTGGGGAAATAAACCAGTCATATCAGGCAATCCAATGCGACTAGACCCTGTTTCAGATCCATTGACACATGACCTTTTTCGCTCGGTATTCCGTTTTGCAACCTTTGAATGTGAATGTAATGGAATCGGCCCAAATAATAAGTGGCCACCAAAGGAAATTGGAGATGTAGGTGGGTTTGTAATACATCCTGATTACATCGACAATCCACCTCCTGCTCAGCAGTTACGTCCCCAACACAAGAACCACATTCATATGCAAATTGGTCCAACGTGA